The following are encoded together in the Mesotoga infera genome:
- a CDS encoding hydrolase-like protein, with amino-acid sequence MASRSEVMLPPAGSEARWREEVMPGRASGEVMLALTHQEVLSPASLVGA; translated from the coding sequence GTGGCATCAAGGTCAGAAGTGATGCTGCCTCCGGCAGGAAGTGAGGCTCGCTGGCGCGAGGAAGTGATGCCCGGAAGGGCATCCGGGGAAGTGATGCTGGCGCTCACGCACCAGGAGGTTCTGTCTCCTGCCTCTCTTGTAGGTGCCTGA